The following coding sequences lie in one Enterococcus sp. 9E7_DIV0242 genomic window:
- the lepB gene encoding signal peptidase I — MKKPKKRKQRIAPSSPTRRTSATTSKKADSASLSRKKKRTIQKKNSDRHPQKKTRPTARQRKKEPEKAIKRILLQLGLSIFLTIGLVYLISLFTFTIQRMEGYMMAPTVTDREVLFVNKLGTVRRFDLVLIEDEQGIRSVRRVVGLPTESISYKNDELFINGTYQVERFLEKKLYETHQMGMILTKDFTISQVTGEAMIPKEEYFVLGDNRAYAQDSRDYGTVKKTQIVGIVKARLFPFHKLSGF; from the coding sequence ATGAAAAAGCCCAAAAAGCGGAAGCAAAGAATAGCCCCTTCGTCACCTACTCGCAGAACGAGCGCGACCACAAGTAAAAAAGCAGACAGCGCCAGCTTGTCTAGAAAAAAGAAAAGAACCATACAGAAAAAAAACAGCGACCGGCATCCCCAAAAGAAGACACGGCCGACTGCTCGTCAACGGAAAAAAGAACCTGAGAAAGCAATCAAAAGGATCCTGCTTCAATTAGGACTCAGTATCTTTTTGACGATCGGCTTGGTTTACCTCATCTCCTTATTCACTTTTACCATCCAACGGATGGAAGGCTATATGATGGCTCCAACAGTTACGGATAGAGAGGTCCTGTTTGTCAACAAGCTCGGAACGGTTCGCCGTTTTGATTTGGTGTTGATTGAGGATGAGCAGGGGATACGGTCTGTTCGGCGTGTTGTCGGATTGCCAACGGAAAGCATCTCCTATAAGAACGATGAGCTCTTTATTAATGGTACCTATCAAGTCGAGCGTTTTTTAGAGAAGAAGCTGTACGAGACCCATCAGATGGGGATGATTTTAACGAAAGATTTTACGATATCCCAGGTTACAGGAGAAGCCATGATCCCCAAAGAAGAATATTTTGTCTTGGGCGATAATCGAGCCTATGCGCAGGATAGCCGCGATTATGGGACGGTAAAGAAAACGCAGATTGTCGGTATTGTCAAAGCCCGACTATTTCCCTTTCACAAACTGAGTGGATTTTAG
- a CDS encoding pectate lyase-like adhesive domain-containing protein — translation MRIEKKNYVLGTIAVLFSILCMYFAMNTNLLKANEAVGSYGLTGENITEEAAFSGTIQVDSTKEETLKLEVSGENDGILYAENLQEALPAEYQEKVEFKDIDAGKSVAMTVKKTDGALEIPVTIETELFAEASTRTLSLKKSDEVLETLALETTKDPEADVPVQRSVMNLSTSITPFALAGATEVTTWDEFVSALQNPSVTGIQLMNNIAKGSSSATPGTITRSVAIDGSSSDGLTQYELDMGSLATTNFRITLGAAAAGSEIRFQNLNLKGSGTAFTLDSAIVYSTAANSANWTASFNNVSLSEGHTKRIAYLPNGSIVMDGGEFNFSHSAVGSGSAGGTSITAGWHKLFEAKNIHITNGSKVSGEFSDMFLASSVADSTIRVDQGSVLDLKNSRVAMIAIDGARATVQFDGEGTRATLYGSQSGTDRMGGLLCVEGANSLIEVTNYAEFDLHSATHPCTILMGNYSVFNIKNNADFNVKIDNDASGNAYGAVMRFRTSNYMEFNIDENSVFSLIKEQSSRSETLRLSGSDNTVNVTGGSKFFVHNKGNQEGINYDGGSRNSFYLKDKNSKVEVISEQGRGINAGTYFKVAGESGTEFTVDGYGSSNAAFSYGNNSQLEFHNMLYYDFRNNSGHSVFDGTATLNSVYSDVSIWKQGNANQLEGNPYRAWTLVDMGLYGAGERYTVHSSRASAYRTFTMPLLGLTGTYTTDDAVHSVLGTTADDMRSMARISGNNADPVVDELRIPTNADKYAFGHVTIPEGVEGQRDAWTDEVTVVLKVTKADGTTYEINGKTVGDDEIGDGLSIYGEPDRAGMFQAENRGGAFFEEGDTVEVLRAWRGGNDGDLNPDPTTVHIGYPGDDVPGDLAPWVDAPVTAIDVTPPTQAVVDSSITLTNATKQLNGTSDENGSKVFVKVNGTWLRDAASNLLTTTVTDGKWALNLPGYLNTSDKLDIYLKDTTVLNGDPGFTLPVTYTTEPDGVYGNINEEVDGYDSYAGYHDAVDSTSTGGSDERFDSAVRLIAKDIIPDAPKLTKYSVSSGGTTTSIGDEVTYTLTAKNDKADSVDWTDVVLEDILATGLDFDATDHGITIKQIDASGTETNVPLAADTFDYNETTRLLSIKLGDIPAKYSYVVTFKVTIGNDATVDQDIMNKATAKGYSPQESLDPFVPGPITGPFKVIDVTSDEVGLPGGTLYGILQLTSAPTVIDFKTHTVTMNDTRVEEPELNMPLTVSDSRGNLKSWTLTATLTKEMAHMGDTTKILHDAIKFNNGTTEDALDGDSTLIKTYTHPSAGDYVVSNDWSSGGTGLKLEVPAGSVRKLGQYQAEITWHLGDTP, via the coding sequence ATGAGAATAGAAAAAAAGAACTATGTCTTAGGTACAATTGCTGTTCTTTTTAGTATCCTTTGTATGTATTTTGCAATGAATACGAACTTATTGAAAGCAAATGAAGCCGTTGGATCATATGGGCTTACGGGAGAAAATATTACCGAAGAAGCCGCATTTTCAGGAACAATTCAGGTTGATTCAACAAAAGAAGAAACGTTGAAATTGGAAGTAAGTGGAGAGAATGATGGCATTCTCTATGCCGAAAATCTTCAAGAAGCTCTTCCAGCTGAATATCAGGAGAAAGTTGAATTTAAGGATATCGATGCCGGTAAATCTGTAGCAATGACAGTCAAAAAAACTGACGGAGCTTTGGAAATACCAGTAACAATCGAAACAGAGCTTTTTGCTGAGGCATCAACAAGAACTCTTTCGTTAAAAAAATCAGATGAGGTCCTAGAAACTCTTGCGTTGGAAACAACAAAGGACCCAGAAGCAGATGTCCCTGTCCAACGTTCTGTGATGAACCTTTCCACTAGCATAACACCATTCGCCCTTGCGGGAGCCACAGAAGTCACTACTTGGGATGAATTTGTTTCAGCTTTACAAAATCCGAGTGTCACAGGCATTCAGTTGATGAACAATATTGCGAAAGGCTCATCATCTGCTACACCAGGTACGATTACAAGAAGCGTAGCAATTGATGGAAGTAGCAGCGATGGCTTAACGCAATATGAGCTTGATATGGGGAGCTTAGCAACAACAAACTTCCGTATCACGTTAGGTGCTGCAGCAGCAGGTTCTGAAATTCGTTTTCAGAATTTGAATCTGAAAGGGTCAGGAACTGCTTTTACGCTGGATTCGGCGATTGTTTATTCAACCGCTGCTAATAGTGCAAATTGGACAGCATCCTTTAACAATGTTTCTCTTTCAGAAGGGCATACTAAGCGGATTGCTTATCTGCCTAATGGAAGTATTGTCATGGATGGTGGTGAGTTCAATTTTTCTCATTCGGCAGTTGGCTCAGGTAGTGCCGGAGGAACCTCTATTACGGCTGGCTGGCATAAGCTGTTTGAAGCGAAAAACATTCATATCACAAATGGCAGTAAAGTTTCCGGTGAATTTTCAGACATGTTCTTAGCGTCAAGTGTCGCAGATTCAACGATTCGTGTTGATCAGGGATCCGTTTTAGATTTGAAAAACTCTCGAGTGGCGATGATTGCGATCGATGGGGCACGGGCGACTGTTCAATTTGATGGTGAAGGAACTAGAGCTACGTTATATGGTTCTCAAAGCGGTACCGATCGGATGGGTGGCTTGCTCTGTGTTGAAGGAGCCAACTCTTTGATCGAAGTAACTAATTATGCAGAGTTCGATCTTCATTCTGCTACCCACCCATGTACAATTTTGATGGGGAACTATAGTGTATTCAATATCAAAAATAATGCAGATTTTAATGTGAAAATCGATAACGATGCCAGTGGGAATGCTTACGGCGCCGTGATGCGTTTTAGAACATCGAATTATATGGAATTTAATATCGACGAAAATTCAGTTTTTTCTCTGATAAAAGAACAGAGTTCACGTTCCGAAACACTACGCCTGTCTGGAAGTGACAACACAGTCAATGTCACCGGTGGTTCAAAATTCTTTGTCCATAATAAGGGGAATCAAGAAGGGATCAACTATGACGGAGGCAGTCGGAACAGTTTCTATCTGAAAGACAAAAACTCCAAAGTGGAGGTTATCTCTGAGCAAGGTCGAGGCATTAACGCCGGCACTTACTTTAAGGTTGCCGGAGAATCAGGAACAGAATTTACAGTAGATGGGTATGGAAGTTCCAATGCGGCTTTTAGTTATGGTAATAATTCACAATTAGAGTTCCATAATATGCTTTATTATGATTTCCGAAACAATAGCGGTCATTCTGTATTCGATGGAACAGCTACACTAAATAGCGTCTATTCTGATGTTAGTATCTGGAAACAGGGAAATGCTAATCAGTTGGAAGGAAATCCTTATAGAGCATGGACGTTAGTTGACATGGGACTATACGGTGCCGGTGAACGCTATACAGTTCATAGCTCAAGAGCGTCTGCATATCGAACCTTTACAATGCCTTTGTTAGGTTTGACAGGCACATATACGACAGATGATGCCGTTCATTCCGTGTTAGGAACAACCGCTGATGATATGCGATCTATGGCTCGTATCAGTGGAAATAATGCTGATCCAGTCGTAGATGAACTCAGAATACCAACGAACGCAGACAAATATGCTTTTGGACATGTAACGATTCCGGAGGGTGTTGAAGGTCAGCGTGATGCGTGGACAGACGAAGTAACGGTTGTTTTAAAAGTTACAAAAGCGGATGGAACCACGTATGAAATCAATGGTAAGACTGTCGGTGATGATGAAATCGGTGATGGCTTGTCAATTTATGGCGAACCAGACAGAGCTGGGATGTTCCAGGCTGAAAATCGTGGTGGTGCTTTCTTTGAAGAAGGTGACACAGTCGAAGTTCTACGCGCTTGGCGTGGGGGCAATGATGGTGATTTGAATCCTGATCCTACCACTGTGCATATTGGTTATCCTGGAGATGATGTTCCTGGCGATCTTGCTCCTTGGGTAGACGCACCAGTAACAGCTATCGATGTCACACCTCCAACTCAGGCAGTTGTAGATTCAAGTATTACTTTAACCAATGCAACAAAACAATTAAATGGTACAAGTGATGAAAATGGTTCGAAAGTTTTTGTTAAAGTCAATGGTACTTGGTTGAGAGATGCAGCTTCCAATCTGCTAACTACTACAGTTACAGATGGGAAATGGGCATTGAATCTTCCTGGATACCTGAACACTTCAGACAAGCTGGATATCTATTTGAAAGACACAACGGTACTCAACGGTGATCCTGGATTTACATTACCAGTAACCTACACAACAGAACCTGATGGTGTGTACGGAAATATCAATGAGGAAGTAGATGGTTATGATAGCTATGCTGGGTATCATGATGCAGTAGACTCTACTTCAACAGGCGGTTCAGATGAGCGTTTTGATTCAGCTGTGCGTTTGATAGCTAAGGACATTATTCCAGATGCACCGAAACTGACCAAATATTCAGTATCTAGTGGTGGTACTACAACTTCCATTGGAGATGAAGTGACCTACACGTTGACTGCTAAAAATGATAAAGCAGACTCTGTGGATTGGACAGACGTAGTCTTGGAAGACATATTGGCAACTGGCTTAGATTTTGATGCGACTGATCATGGGATCACGATCAAACAAATCGATGCTTCCGGCACAGAAACAAATGTCCCATTAGCAGCTGATACCTTTGACTACAATGAAACAACCCGTTTGTTGTCGATCAAGCTTGGCGATATTCCTGCGAAGTATAGCTATGTCGTGACCTTCAAAGTAACGATAGGAAACGATGCTACAGTGGATCAGGATATCATGAATAAAGCAACGGCTAAAGGGTATTCGCCACAAGAATCGCTAGACCCATTTGTTCCGGGACCAATTACCGGTCCATTTAAGGTGATCGATGTCACCTCAGATGAAGTCGGACTTCCGGGTGGTACCTTGTATGGCATCCTACAGTTGACTTCCGCACCAACAGTTATCGATTTCAAGACACACACAGTCACAATGAATGACACACGGGTGGAAGAACCGGAGTTGAACATGCCTCTGACCGTTTCTGATAGTCGGGGCAATCTGAAGAGTTGGACATTGACAGCGACATTAACGAAGGAAATGGCGCATATGGGGGATACGACAAAAATCCTACATGACGCAATTAAATTCAATAATGGCACGACAGAAGACGCTTTGGATGGGGATTCGACCTTGATTAAGACGTATACACATCCGTCTGCCGGAGATTACGTTGTCAGTAATGACTGGAGTTCCGGAGGAACCGGGCTCAAGCTGGAAGTTCCAGCCGGTTCGGTAAGAAAACTTGGACAATATCAGGCGGAAATCACTTGGCATTTAGGTGACACGCCTTAA
- a CDS encoding WxL domain-containing protein: MKQKLFSVSLLALLSFGVSHSGTIAYADPSVTNHGVVEFEGDYGKDVRDPENPGTIVDPGPSPSTDGPLRIEFVPQLGFGQNKITKGDRLYEANAQLFFGDTNPRGNFIQVSDYRGTGGGWTLQVRQETQFQNANTLNNELKGSVISFDKSWVNSTWDLSKAPSVSKDVVRINNIGETYTLAEASKGNGEGTWLIEFGASEENTNGQTNTLSPRLTLNGEQVVDPAFENKPVYKNSAVTLSIPEATKIDPVPYTTVLTWILSELP, encoded by the coding sequence ATGAAACAGAAACTATTTTCAGTCAGTCTGCTTGCTCTACTTTCTTTCGGAGTGAGCCATTCCGGAACGATTGCTTATGCAGATCCTAGTGTGACGAACCATGGCGTTGTAGAATTTGAAGGCGACTATGGCAAGGATGTACGAGATCCGGAAAATCCCGGAACGATCGTTGATCCCGGCCCAAGTCCCAGCACCGACGGTCCTTTACGGATTGAGTTTGTGCCTCAATTAGGCTTTGGACAAAATAAGATCACGAAGGGCGACCGCCTCTATGAAGCGAATGCTCAGCTGTTCTTTGGAGACACCAATCCTAGAGGAAACTTTATTCAAGTCTCTGATTATCGGGGAACCGGCGGCGGCTGGACGCTTCAGGTGCGTCAGGAAACTCAGTTTCAAAATGCCAACACACTCAATAATGAGCTGAAGGGTTCAGTCATTTCCTTTGATAAATCCTGGGTCAACTCGACATGGGATTTGTCAAAAGCGCCGAGCGTGTCTAAAGATGTCGTACGAATCAACAACATCGGAGAAACGTATACACTGGCGGAAGCGTCTAAAGGCAATGGGGAAGGAACGTGGCTGATTGAATTTGGTGCCTCAGAAGAGAACACCAATGGTCAGACCAATACGTTAAGCCCTAGACTGACGCTAAACGGCGAACAGGTGGTAGACCCTGCATTTGAGAACAAGCCTGTTTATAAAAACAGTGCAGTCACTTTGTCTATACCGGAGGCAACTAAAATCGATCCGGTGCCTTATACTACGGTGTTAACTTGGATTCTATCTGAGTTGCCATAA
- a CDS encoding WxL domain-containing protein, whose translation MKNTHKLCGAALLAVIGFAVAAPSATQADWKGDGIVEFEKDTTPDTITPPDTDGPVLPYPPVNPDPADLKIVAVTPLDFEKHAILTDGSDQTYTVKAFNDAAFGDMENFVEFKDVRSVDENTYKIEAELTTQFANGSSVLTGSSIKYNNVRVSTNGSAGANALAPEGVVTSPAALELGNKVTFLDNTSTTKGFGQYKLAFGQRGLAATDAGSPEQSVKLNVLGTNAKKVGTYKAEITWSITAAP comes from the coding sequence ATGAAAAACACACACAAATTATGCGGCGCTGCCCTATTAGCAGTAATTGGATTCGCAGTAGCAGCACCAAGCGCAACACAAGCAGACTGGAAAGGTGACGGTATCGTAGAATTCGAGAAAGATACAACACCAGATACAATTACACCACCGGATACTGACGGACCAGTATTGCCTTACCCACCAGTAAACCCAGATCCAGCGGATCTGAAAATCGTTGCGGTAACACCGTTAGACTTCGAAAAACATGCAATCCTAACAGACGGAAGTGACCAAACTTACACAGTAAAAGCATTCAACGATGCAGCTTTCGGCGACATGGAAAACTTTGTAGAATTCAAGGATGTTCGTTCCGTTGATGAAAACACCTACAAAATCGAAGCAGAATTGACAACACAATTCGCAAACGGAAGCAGTGTGTTGACTGGTTCATCAATCAAGTACAACAACGTTCGTGTATCAACAAACGGTTCAGCTGGTGCGAACGCATTGGCTCCAGAAGGCGTTGTAACGTCTCCTGCTGCTCTTGAATTGGGCAACAAAGTAACTTTCTTGGATAATACAAGCACAACTAAAGGTTTCGGACAATACAAACTAGCTTTCGGTCAACGTGGCTTAGCTGCAACTGACGCTGGTTCACCTGAACAATCAGTTAAATTGAATGTTTTGGGAACAAACGCTAAAAAAGTTGGTACGTATAAAGCTGAAATTACATGGTCAATCACTGCTGCGCCATAG
- the lepB gene encoding signal peptidase I — protein sequence MEQKRNRRKRKKGTGNRPYKQKRNVQKQASKEPQSWLVNVLMVVFLAGLLFFLFAFQKHTVDGISMDPTLKDGDRIVIRKTKKVQRYELITFEPKDQPGNSFVKRVIGFPGDHMKVEENTLYLTSGRSFENQSDLPDGTLKVSIASEVQYALSGLTEIPEDHYFVLGDNREKSNDSRSFGLITQDQIEGVVVFRYFPFASIGSLR from the coding sequence ATGGAACAGAAAAGGAACAGAAGAAAACGAAAAAAAGGGACGGGCAATAGACCCTACAAACAAAAGAGAAACGTACAGAAACAAGCGTCCAAGGAACCGCAGTCATGGCTGGTCAATGTTCTGATGGTGGTGTTTCTTGCCGGGCTTCTCTTTTTTTTATTTGCTTTCCAAAAGCACACCGTGGATGGGATTTCGATGGACCCAACCTTAAAAGATGGTGATCGAATCGTCATCAGGAAAACGAAAAAAGTACAACGCTACGAACTGATTACTTTTGAGCCAAAGGACCAACCGGGAAACTCATTTGTTAAACGAGTGATCGGGTTTCCGGGAGACCACATGAAGGTCGAAGAGAATACCTTGTATCTAACTAGCGGTCGATCCTTCGAAAATCAGAGTGATCTGCCGGATGGGACCCTCAAAGTATCGATTGCTTCCGAAGTCCAATATGCCTTGAGTGGTCTGACAGAAATCCCGGAGGATCACTATTTTGTTTTGGGTGATAATCGAGAGAAGTCAAATGACAGCCGCAGTTTTGGATTGATTACGCAGGATCAAATCGAAGGGGTCGTTGTTTTTCGTTATTTCCCATTTGCTTCGATTGGCTCACTTCGTTAA
- a CDS encoding DUF916 and DUF3324 domain-containing protein, which translates to MNKKWPVLLCLVYIFSFIGFGMTAYGEETDADITNAGGFSFEVIQPENQRDSSKGYFDLRMTPGQQQTVQVKLVNPTDIEITVSVKLNGAKTNKNGVIEYGPNTFENDASLTYDFVDVVKGPEEIKIPANGETTLDLAISMPAEQYDGVITGGIELQNLSADSTENQTGSVINKYAYLIGMVLSETDTEVMPDLALNKVYPELSNYRNSIFVNFSNTQAVIVDDMTVDAQITKKGSDDVLYDTKVASMRMAPNSMIDFPISMQGDRMVAGDYTAKIVVTTKTDRWEWTEDFKITDDDADKFNSEDLGLLQEQGVDWTLIAMIVGGVFLVVVIIFVLIRRFGSKKSKKKRGKKRPKKKTGKK; encoded by the coding sequence TTGAACAAAAAATGGCCGGTTTTACTTTGTTTGGTATACATATTTTCATTCATTGGGTTTGGAATGACCGCTTATGGGGAAGAAACAGACGCTGATATCACGAATGCCGGAGGCTTCAGTTTTGAAGTGATCCAGCCGGAGAATCAGCGTGATAGCAGCAAAGGCTATTTCGATTTACGAATGACTCCAGGGCAACAGCAGACGGTCCAAGTCAAATTAGTCAATCCAACAGACATAGAAATAACAGTAAGTGTAAAGTTAAACGGAGCGAAAACAAATAAGAACGGTGTGATCGAGTATGGTCCGAATACCTTTGAAAATGATGCTTCATTAACGTATGATTTTGTAGACGTTGTGAAAGGTCCGGAAGAAATCAAGATTCCGGCAAACGGTGAGACAACATTGGATTTGGCAATCAGCATGCCGGCAGAACAATATGATGGTGTGATCACCGGTGGGATCGAGTTGCAGAACTTGAGCGCTGATTCGACTGAAAATCAAACAGGTTCTGTTATCAATAAGTATGCCTATTTGATTGGCATGGTGCTATCAGAAACGGATACCGAAGTTATGCCTGATTTAGCCTTGAATAAGGTCTATCCGGAATTAAGCAATTACCGCAATTCAATCTTTGTGAACTTTTCCAATACACAGGCAGTTATTGTCGATGATATGACGGTGGATGCACAAATTACAAAAAAAGGCTCTGATGACGTCCTTTATGATACGAAAGTAGCCTCCATGCGGATGGCACCCAACTCAATGATCGATTTCCCTATTTCGATGCAGGGTGACCGAATGGTAGCGGGCGATTATACAGCCAAAATCGTAGTAACAACAAAAACTGATCGTTGGGAATGGACCGAGGATTTCAAAATCACCGACGATGATGCCGATAAGTTTAACAGCGAGGACCTAGGGTTGCTTCAAGAGCAAGGGGTCGATTGGACACTGATTGCCATGATCGTAGGCGGCGTATTCTTAGTGGTTGTAATCATTTTCGTGTTGATTCGCCGATTCGGTAGTAAAAAGAGCAAAAAGAAGCGCGGAAAAAAACGTCCCAAAAAGAAGACAGGAAAAAAATGA
- a CDS encoding LPXTG cell wall anchor domain-containing protein, whose product MKNNIIHLIRLSMLLLLTTAFTAGVPTSIAAENGGAVQTNGVIQFYEETTSSTTIPSTSTSTPVTETSSSVLPVTKPAGKYPSTGELVKKSLAISGSALVVLVLLFFFWKRRKDEKEADSR is encoded by the coding sequence ATGAAAAACAACATCATTCATCTGATTCGACTCTCCATGCTCCTGTTGCTGACTACCGCTTTTACAGCTGGTGTACCAACCAGTATTGCGGCAGAGAACGGTGGAGCAGTCCAAACCAATGGAGTCATTCAGTTTTATGAAGAAACAACGAGTAGTACGACAATACCCAGTACGTCTACCTCAACACCTGTCACAGAGACGTCCTCTTCGGTGTTGCCAGTCACAAAACCTGCTGGGAAATATCCCTCTACAGGGGAACTGGTGAAAAAAAGTCTGGCTATCAGTGGGTCCGCACTTGTTGTCCTTGTGCTTCTGTTCTTTTTCTGGAAGCGCAGAAAGGATGAAAAGGAGGCAGACAGCCGATGA